A region from the Kineothrix sp. IPX-CK genome encodes:
- a CDS encoding spore maturation protein, giving the protein MVIFYIVAYGVINKQNVYEEFIKGAKDGFHTVIDIMPTLVGLMVAVGVLRASGFLGFIGKLFKGVTDMIGFPSELVPLIFIKMFSSSAATGLVLDIFKTYGPDSYIGMITSIMMSCTETIFYTMSVYYMAAKVTKTKYTLPGALISTLVGVVLSVILAGMMK; this is encoded by the coding sequence GTGGTAATATTCTATATCGTCGCCTATGGTGTCATAAATAAGCAGAACGTCTATGAGGAATTCATCAAGGGGGCAAAAGATGGTTTCCATACGGTAATAGATATTATGCCCACCTTGGTGGGACTGATGGTGGCGGTGGGAGTGCTGCGAGCTTCCGGGTTTCTCGGCTTCATCGGAAAGCTTTTTAAGGGAGTGACAGACATGATCGGTTTCCCCTCGGAGCTCGTTCCGCTGATTTTTATCAAAATGTTCTCATCGTCGGCAGCCACTGGCCTGGTGCTGGATATTTTCAAGACTTACGGCCCGGACTCCTACATCGGCATGATAACGTCTATCATGATGAGCTGCACGGAGACCATTTTCTACACGATGTCCGTGTATTATATGGCGGCGAAAGTAACAAAGACGAAATATACCCTGCCAGGCGCACTTATCAGTACCTTAGTGGGGGTGGTTCTTAGCGTTATACTGGCAGGGATGATGAAGTGA
- a CDS encoding methyl-accepting chemotaxis protein, whose amino-acid sequence MKLRNFKVRTKMLALGLMVVVAMTGICFGFLTSIGKISEASLVQMEEVMTTDYDSKIKEQVENAISMLEAVYAKYEAGEYTLEEAETLGADLLREIRYGESGYFWADTYEGDNVVLLGNETEGTNRMETKDANGFQMVKEIIRVGREPEGGYTDYYFPREGGTEAFPKRSYSKAFEPFGWVIGTGNYIDDINKALDETQQEQKAFATESLARLFSVTAAVLVVVALFTFIIAMEIIKALKTALAYNEVLGDGDFTVTLPDNFLARRDDFGLLSRVMDRMKNNLKGLIVEIHGDIHVIKEMTSNINEKVLEVNQEMETVSATTQELAASMEETAASAQEISAMSQEIEASAKNIAGKSEDGAQRVADIRMRAEKAMEDTKQDHEAARKINNRMKAELGQALENIRVVEEISVLTDSIMGITSQTNMLALNASIEAARAGEAGKGFAVVAEQIRVLAEQSRQAVANIQTITGQVKEAVSALSLYAKQLLDFVSTDVSESYNSFEETAQAYEEDAQFVDGLITEFSKEASRLLDSITGIMEAIEEVGNASGEGAEGTTDIAGRVSSVVIQTGQMTKAVQEANDRVQKVNGEIRKFKTE is encoded by the coding sequence ATGAAGCTGAGGAACTTTAAAGTGAGAACAAAAATGCTCGCATTGGGGTTAATGGTAGTCGTGGCTATGACGGGCATATGCTTCGGCTTTCTTACCAGCATAGGTAAGATAAGCGAGGCATCACTGGTTCAGATGGAAGAAGTCATGACGACGGATTATGACAGCAAGATCAAAGAGCAGGTAGAAAATGCCATATCTATGCTGGAAGCGGTCTATGCCAAATATGAGGCCGGTGAATATACGTTAGAAGAGGCAGAAACCCTGGGCGCTGACCTTCTTAGAGAAATACGCTATGGAGAAAGCGGATATTTCTGGGCGGATACCTATGAGGGCGATAATGTCGTACTGTTAGGCAATGAGACGGAAGGAACGAATCGAATGGAAACCAAGGACGCCAACGGCTTCCAGATGGTGAAAGAAATTATTCGTGTAGGGCGGGAGCCGGAGGGCGGATATACCGATTACTATTTTCCGAGAGAGGGAGGCACGGAGGCGTTTCCGAAACGTTCTTACAGTAAAGCCTTCGAGCCTTTCGGCTGGGTGATCGGAACGGGAAATTATATCGATGATATAAATAAAGCACTGGATGAGACTCAGCAGGAGCAGAAAGCTTTTGCAACGGAAAGCCTTGCCAGATTGTTTTCCGTTACTGCAGCGGTTCTTGTTGTTGTAGCTTTATTTACCTTTATTATAGCGATGGAAATCATCAAAGCGCTGAAAACGGCTTTGGCTTATAATGAGGTTTTGGGGGACGGAGACTTTACCGTCACTTTGCCGGACAATTTTCTTGCCAGAAGAGATGATTTCGGTTTGCTGTCCAGGGTCATGGATAGGATGAAGAACAACCTTAAGGGGTTGATTGTGGAGATCCACGGTGATATCCATGTAATAAAGGAAATGACTTCCAATATCAATGAAAAGGTATTGGAGGTAAATCAGGAGATGGAGACGGTGTCTGCCACCACGCAGGAACTGGCTGCGAGTATGGAGGAGACTGCAGCCTCCGCACAGGAGATTTCCGCAATGTCGCAGGAAATAGAAGCTTCCGCGAAAAATATCGCCGGAAAATCTGAGGATGGAGCGCAAAGAGTGGCAGATATCCGCATGAGAGCTGAGAAGGCTATGGAGGATACGAAACAGGACCACGAGGCGGCGAGAAAGATAAACAATCGAATGAAAGCCGAACTGGGACAAGCGCTGGAGAATATAAGAGTGGTGGAGGAAATAAGCGTTTTAACTGATTCTATCATGGGAATTACTTCGCAGACGAATATGCTCGCCCTGAACGCGTCGATAGAGGCTGCAAGGGCAGGTGAAGCAGGAAAAGGATTTGCTGTGGTCGCTGAGCAGATCCGAGTGCTGGCAGAGCAGTCCAGACAAGCAGTGGCCAATATACAGACGATAACCGGACAGGTCAAAGAAGCGGTCTCGGCCCTTTCGCTATATGCAAAGCAATTGCTGGATTTCGTATCTACGGATGTTTCAGAGAGCTACAACAGCTTTGAAGAAACGGCGCAGGCATACGAAGAGGACGCTCAGTTCGTGGACGGCCTGATAACCGAATTCAGTAAAGAAGCGTCACGTTTATTGGATTCCATCACCGGTATTATGGAAGCTATCGAAGAGGTAGGAAATGCATCGGGCGAAGGAGCCGAAGGAACTACGGATATTGCCGGAAGAGTCAGCTCGGTGGTAATACAGACCGGGCAGATGACGAAAGCGGTTCAGGAGGCTAATGACAGGGTACAGAAAGTAAACGGTGAAATAAGGAAATTCAAGACAGAATAA
- a CDS encoding DUF2804 domain-containing protein yields the protein MKARNHEVTAAQKLLSADGSIAERGWSRQQLQTYRREDIKAPKFRIKEWDYYLVMNEDYGAAFTVSDDGYIGLQSVSLLDFKKKWEHTETILNFLPMGRLHMPASSREGDVRYEDKRLRISFCLEEEKRIIDCLFHNFYEGRDFACHIELEQPDMDTIAIATPWKGKKKAFYYNQKINCMRAKGWMESGGERYEFHPDTDFGTLDWGRGVWTYNNVWFWGSGNCNLEGHAFGFNIGYGFGDTGSASENVIFYDYKAHKLEDVTFHIPQDDYLKPWKFTSSDDRFEMDFVPVIDRAAKLNALIIASDQHQVFGRMSGRVVLDDGTALAVKNMMCFAERVHNRY from the coding sequence ATGAAAGCAAGAAATCATGAAGTTACAGCGGCACAGAAACTTCTTAGTGCCGACGGCTCCATAGCTGAAAGGGGCTGGTCCAGACAGCAGCTCCAGACCTATCGCCGCGAGGATATAAAGGCCCCGAAGTTCCGCATAAAAGAATGGGACTATTATCTGGTGATGAACGAAGACTATGGTGCCGCCTTTACCGTATCCGATGACGGATATATCGGGTTGCAGTCCGTCTCATTGCTGGATTTTAAGAAGAAGTGGGAGCATACGGAGACCATTTTAAACTTTCTGCCAATGGGAAGACTGCATATGCCGGCAAGCTCCCGTGAGGGAGACGTACGGTATGAGGATAAACGCCTTAGGATATCTTTTTGCTTGGAAGAGGAAAAGAGGATCATAGACTGCCTCTTTCATAATTTTTATGAAGGTAGAGATTTCGCGTGTCATATTGAATTAGAACAGCCGGATATGGATACGATAGCAATAGCTACCCCGTGGAAGGGAAAGAAGAAGGCCTTTTATTATAACCAGAAAATCAACTGCATGCGTGCCAAGGGATGGATGGAATCAGGCGGTGAAAGATATGAATTTCATCCGGACACCGACTTCGGTACGCTGGATTGGGGACGGGGCGTATGGACTTACAATAATGTATGGTTTTGGGGAAGCGGGAACTGTAATTTGGAGGGGCATGCTTTCGGCTTCAATATAGGCTACGGCTTTGGAGATACTGGTTCGGCTTCTGAAAATGTTATATTTTACGATTATAAAGCGCACAAGCTGGAGGATGTTACCTTTCACATTCCGCAGGACGATTATCTGAAGCCGTGGAAATTCACTTCAAGTGACGACAGGTTCGAGATGGATTTCGTGCCGGTCATCGATAGGGCAGCCAAGTTGAATGCACTCATTATTGCCTCCGACCAGCATCAGGTATTCGGGCGCATGTCGGGAAGAGTGGTGTTAGACGATGGCACGGCGCTTGCTGTGAAGAATATGATGTGCTTTGCGGAAAGGGTTCATAACAGATATTAA
- a CDS encoding aldehyde dehydrogenase, translating to MNRDIKQIMKMQRMFYETGVTKQYRFRIRALERLENALQEYEEELKLALKADLNKSLSESYMAEIGLTKSELSYVKKNLHRWMGPKKVPTPIAQFPADSFILQEPYGIALIMAPWNYPVLLCLEPLIDAIAAGNCVVLKPSAYAPAVSSALKKMLKAIYPEKFVAVVEGGREENAELLEQRFDYIFFTGGVTVGRMVLEKAAKHLTPVTLELGGKSPCIVDKTANVETAAKRIAFGKILNAGQTCVAPDYLLVHKDVKEELLKGICAEWRRMLGEEPLENSDYPKIINQKHFERLLHLTEGEKIITGGTYNAETRQIAPILLDGVTLDSAVMKEEIFGPILPVLTFETRDEIKKLVLSFEKPLAFYLFTEDKDMEQWALGTFSFGGGCINDTLVHLASSHLPFGGVGGSGMGSYHGKVGFETFSHSKSVLKSGYHPDVPFRYHPYSDTKDKAIRLFLK from the coding sequence ATGAACAGAGATATTAAACAGATAATGAAAATGCAGAGAATGTTTTACGAAACCGGAGTGACGAAGCAATACAGATTTCGTATAAGAGCGCTTGAAAGGCTTGAGAATGCACTTCAAGAATACGAAGAAGAGCTGAAGCTGGCGCTGAAGGCAGATTTGAATAAATCTCTTTCCGAAAGCTATATGGCGGAAATAGGATTGACAAAATCGGAGCTTTCCTATGTAAAAAAGAATCTTCACCGGTGGATGGGGCCTAAAAAGGTTCCGACTCCTATTGCGCAGTTTCCTGCGGACAGCTTTATCCTGCAGGAGCCTTACGGCATTGCGCTCATCATGGCGCCGTGGAACTACCCCGTTCTCCTTTGCCTGGAGCCCCTTATCGATGCGATAGCGGCGGGGAACTGCGTAGTGTTAAAGCCCTCTGCCTATGCTCCGGCGGTTTCGTCAGCCTTGAAAAAAATGCTGAAGGCCATATACCCGGAAAAATTCGTAGCCGTAGTGGAGGGAGGAAGAGAGGAAAACGCAGAGCTTTTAGAGCAGCGGTTCGATTACATTTTCTTTACCGGAGGAGTGACGGTTGGAAGGATGGTTTTGGAGAAAGCGGCGAAGCATCTGACTCCGGTCACTTTGGAACTGGGAGGAAAAAGCCCTTGCATCGTAGACAAGACGGCGAATGTGGAGACGGCGGCAAAAAGAATCGCTTTTGGAAAGATACTGAATGCAGGACAGACCTGTGTGGCTCCTGATTACCTCTTGGTTCATAAGGATGTAAAGGAAGAACTGTTAAAAGGTATATGCGCCGAATGGAGAAGGATGCTTGGAGAGGAGCCTCTCGAAAACTCTGATTATCCGAAGATAATCAATCAAAAGCATTTTGAACGCCTGCTGCATTTGACAGAAGGAGAAAAAATAATAACAGGAGGAACCTATAATGCGGAGACGAGGCAAATTGCTCCCATTTTATTGGATGGGGTGACGCTGGACAGCGCTGTTATGAAGGAAGAAATATTCGGTCCGATACTGCCGGTACTCACATTTGAAACGAGGGATGAAATAAAGAAACTTGTGTTATCCTTTGAAAAGCCTCTGGCATTTTATCTTTTTACTGAAGATAAGGATATGGAGCAATGGGCACTTGGAACGTTTTCTTTCGGGGGTGGATGTATCAATGATACATTGGTGCATCTGGCTTCCTCCCATCTTCCGTTCGGCGGAGTGGGAGGAAGCGGTATGGGAAGCTATCATGGAAAGGTGGGATTTGAAACCTTCAGCCATAGTAAAAGTGTGTTGAAAAGTGGTTATCATCCGGACGTACCGTTTCGCTACCATCCGTACTCCGATACGAAAGATAAAGCGATACGGCTGTTTTTAAAGTGA